Proteins encoded by one window of Bacillus sp. DTU_2020_1000418_1_SI_GHA_SEK_038:
- a CDS encoding 3-hydroxybutyrate dehydrogenase: MVQGKVVFITGAAQGIGIEIGKKFGAAGAKIVLTDVQEELVKKAASALQKEGFEAIGLKCDVTIESEIQSCLQETVLHYGRLDVLLNNAGLQHVSYIEDFPTEKFEFMIKVMLTAPFIAIKHALPIMKKQQFGRIINMASINGLVGFAGKAAYNSAKHGVIGLTKVAALETAAHGITVNAICPGYVDTALVRNQLNDLAKTRKVPLEKVLEEVIFPLVPQKRLLSVEEIADYAIFLASESARGVTGQAIVIDGGYTVQ, encoded by the coding sequence ATGGTTCAGGGAAAAGTAGTCTTTATAACAGGTGCAGCACAAGGAATCGGCATTGAGATTGGAAAGAAGTTTGGTGCAGCTGGAGCGAAAATTGTCTTAACTGATGTTCAAGAAGAACTGGTGAAGAAAGCGGCATCGGCATTGCAAAAAGAAGGATTTGAAGCAATTGGCCTGAAATGTGATGTGACGATAGAAAGTGAGATTCAATCATGCCTTCAGGAAACGGTACTGCATTATGGAAGATTAGATGTTCTATTAAATAATGCAGGCTTGCAGCATGTATCCTATATTGAGGATTTTCCAACCGAGAAATTTGAATTTATGATAAAAGTCATGCTCACGGCACCTTTTATTGCCATTAAACATGCTTTGCCAATTATGAAAAAGCAGCAATTTGGGAGAATTATTAATATGGCCTCTATCAATGGCCTTGTAGGATTTGCGGGAAAAGCGGCATACAATAGTGCGAAGCATGGAGTTATCGGCTTAACGAAAGTAGCAGCTTTGGAAACAGCAGCTCACGGCATTACAGTCAATGCGATTTGCCCCGGCTATGTTGATACAGCTCTTGTCCGAAATCAGCTAAATGATTTAGCAAAAACAAGAAAGGTCCCACTTGAAAAGGTGTTAGAGGAAGTAATTTTTCCATTAGTGCCTCAAAAAAGGCTTTTGTCTGTTGAAGAGATAGCGGATTATGCTATTTTCCTAGCAAGTGAATCTGCAAGAGGGGTGACTGGGCAGGCCATCGTGATTGATGGGGGATATACAGTTCAATAG
- a CDS encoding MFS transporter encodes MPRALWLLIIGMVVNVTGSSFLWPLNTIYIHDHLGKSLSVAGIALMLNSGASVIGNLTGGILFDKIGGYKSILLGAGISLASLIGLTFWHDWPMYVVFLTMVGFGAGIIFPPMYAMAGSVWKEGGRKSFNALYVSQNLGVAIGAALGGFVASFSFQLIFIANTFMYLVFLLIAVFGYKGIQIESVAPTSARKKKSFVKDNTKLYALLILCIGYSLCWVGYVQWQTTIASFTQELNISLRQYSLLWTINGALIVLGQPAVSLLVSRIKSLKTQINIGIIIFIVSYAVVSVAHQFAAFLAGMIILTIGEMLVWPAVPTIANDLAPKGREGFYQGIINSMATGGRMVGPLLGGVLVDIYGMSMLFSIIIVLLVISIFTTFIYDKKIRKLKSVAHAN; translated from the coding sequence ATGCCACGTGCCTTATGGCTTTTAATAATTGGGATGGTGGTGAATGTTACAGGCTCTTCTTTTTTATGGCCTTTAAACACAATCTATATTCACGATCATTTAGGTAAATCATTATCAGTTGCTGGGATTGCTCTCATGTTAAACTCAGGAGCAAGTGTAATCGGCAATTTAACTGGAGGCATCCTTTTTGATAAAATTGGCGGCTATAAATCAATCCTTCTAGGAGCGGGAATATCTTTAGCATCTTTAATCGGTTTAACCTTTTGGCATGACTGGCCGATGTATGTTGTCTTTTTAACGATGGTAGGATTTGGAGCAGGAATTATTTTCCCACCGATGTATGCAATGGCCGGCTCAGTATGGAAGGAAGGCGGAAGAAAATCCTTTAATGCTTTATATGTATCTCAAAACCTAGGTGTAGCAATCGGAGCAGCTCTCGGTGGATTTGTAGCTTCTTTTTCTTTTCAGCTTATATTTATCGCTAATACGTTTATGTATTTGGTCTTTCTTCTCATTGCTGTTTTCGGATATAAAGGAATTCAAATTGAGTCAGTTGCTCCCACATCTGCTCGGAAGAAAAAGTCTTTTGTGAAGGACAATACAAAGCTATATGCCCTATTAATTTTATGTATAGGCTACAGCCTATGCTGGGTCGGATATGTTCAATGGCAAACAACAATTGCCTCCTTTACACAAGAGCTTAATATCTCTTTAAGACAATATAGTTTGCTTTGGACGATTAATGGTGCATTGATTGTACTTGGTCAGCCGGCAGTGAGCCTCCTTGTGTCCCGAATTAAATCTTTGAAGACACAGATCAATATTGGCATTATTATTTTTATTGTCTCTTATGCTGTTGTTTCCGTAGCCCATCAATTTGCTGCTTTTCTTGCCGGAATGATCATATTAACAATTGGCGAAATGTTAGTATGGCCTGCTGTTCCTACAATCGCCAATGATCTCGCACCAAAAGGAAGAGAAGGGTTTTACCAGGGTATCATAAATAGTATGGCAACTGGAGGGCGTATGGTTGGTCCGCTCTTAGGGGGAGTCCTTGTTGATATTTACGGGATGTCTATGCTATTTTCAATCATTATTGTTTTACTCGTGATTTCTATTTTTACAACTTTCATCTATGATAAAAAAATTAGAAAATTAAAAAGCGTTGCCCACGCAAACTGA
- a CDS encoding glycogen biosynthesis protein GlgD produces MKKRSKQNNPEQKNRNGINNQDLEIGQDFDIVKQAKKLYEKKGQPVKSKFHPE; encoded by the coding sequence GTGAAAAAACGTTCTAAACAAAATAACCCTGAGCAGAAAAACCGCAATGGCATTAATAATCAAGACCTAGAGATAGGGCAGGATTTCGACATCGTCAAGCAAGCAAAAAAGCTGTATGAAAAAAAGGGTCAGCCAGTTAAATCAAAATTCCATCCTGAATAA
- a CDS encoding YtzC family protein, whose translation MATRDSVDNLMQQCEDAIRFANDQLQEGRTQEHYNDAGYTDALYSLESAYNDLAKIALSANAQQREQLHRMRLQLQQLQNRMIVNPH comes from the coding sequence ATGGCTACTCGTGATTCCGTTGATAACCTAATGCAGCAATGTGAGGATGCTATCCGATTCGCCAATGATCAGCTTCAGGAAGGAAGAACCCAAGAGCATTATAATGATGCTGGCTATACAGATGCGCTATATTCTCTTGAGAGTGCGTATAATGACTTAGCAAAAATTGCTTTAAGTGCCAACGCCCAGCAGAGGGAACAGCTTCACCGTATGAGGCTGCAGCTGCAGCAACTTCAAAATCGAATGATTGTTAATCCTCATTAA
- a CDS encoding TIGR01212 family radical SAM protein (This family includes YhcC from E. coli K-12, an uncharacterized radical SAM protein.) gives MTQINPFHFASDNKRYHTWNYHLRNQFGHKVFKVALDGGFDCPNRDGTVAHGGCTFCSASGSGDFAGNRTDDIETQFYEIKEKMHQKWKDGKYMAYFQAFTNTHAPVEVLREMYEKVLQLDDVVGLSIATRPDCLPDNVVEYLAELNQRTYLWVELGLQTVHERTGLLINRAHDYQCYVDGVNKLRKHGIRVCSHIINGLPLETPEMMMETAREVAKLDVQGIKIHLLHLLKGTPMVKQYEKGMLEFLSFDQYVSLVCDQLEILPPEMIIHRITGDGPIELMIGPMWSVNKWEVLNSIDAELKRRNSWQGKFYTAGSVEVKP, from the coding sequence ATGACTCAGATTAACCCTTTTCACTTTGCGTCTGATAATAAACGCTATCATACATGGAATTACCATTTGAGAAATCAATTTGGCCATAAGGTTTTTAAGGTCGCTCTTGATGGCGGCTTTGACTGCCCGAACCGTGACGGTACGGTTGCTCACGGCGGCTGTACATTTTGCAGTGCATCTGGTTCTGGTGATTTTGCCGGAAATAGAACAGATGATATCGAAACACAGTTTTATGAAATTAAAGAAAAAATGCATCAGAAATGGAAAGATGGCAAATATATGGCTTATTTTCAGGCATTTACGAATACACATGCACCCGTAGAGGTATTAAGGGAGATGTACGAAAAAGTTTTACAGCTTGATGATGTTGTAGGGCTTTCAATCGCTACAAGACCTGACTGTCTTCCTGATAATGTTGTTGAATATTTGGCAGAACTCAATCAAAGAACTTATTTATGGGTTGAGCTAGGTTTGCAAACTGTTCATGAAAGAACTGGATTGCTAATCAATCGTGCTCATGATTATCAATGCTATGTGGATGGGGTCAACAAGCTTCGTAAACATGGAATTCGCGTTTGTTCTCATATCATTAATGGACTTCCTTTGGAAACACCAGAAATGATGATGGAAACTGCTAGAGAGGTCGCGAAGCTAGATGTTCAAGGAATCAAAATCCACCTTCTTCACCTTCTAAAAGGAACACCTATGGTGAAGCAGTATGAAAAAGGAATGCTTGAATTTTTATCATTTGACCAATATGTTAGCTTAGTCTGTGACCAACTAGAAATTCTGCCTCCCGAAATGATTATTCATCGAATTACAGGGGATGGACCTATAGAGCTGATGATTGGACCGATGTGGAGTGTTAACAAATGGGAGGTTCTAAACTCTATTGATGCTGAACTAAAAAGACGGAACAGCTGGCAAGGGAAATTTTATACAGCGGGCAGTGTGGAGGTAAAACCATGA
- a CDS encoding class I SAM-dependent methyltransferase — protein MKLDGVLPFARLLLEKAVGSGDFAVDATLGNGHDTLFLAKLVEDFGHVFGFDIQEEAIISTKKRIEDQQLSDRVTLFHKGHEHILSSIPGENYGKIKGAIFNLGYLPGGDKTIVTVPDTTISAIEQLLEIMAPEGIIVIVVYHGHEEGAIEREALLQFVKHLDQKKAHVLQYQFINQKNNPPFIVAIEKR, from the coding sequence ATGAAGCTAGATGGAGTTTTACCTTTTGCGAGGCTGCTGCTTGAAAAAGCGGTTGGTTCCGGTGACTTTGCAGTCGATGCAACATTAGGTAATGGGCATGATACATTATTTTTGGCAAAATTAGTTGAAGATTTCGGTCATGTATTTGGATTTGATATTCAAGAAGAAGCAATTATCAGCACAAAAAAACGGATAGAAGACCAGCAACTTTCTGACCGTGTTACTTTATTTCATAAAGGTCATGAACATATATTATCCAGTATACCTGGGGAGAACTACGGGAAAATTAAAGGCGCCATTTTTAATTTAGGTTATTTGCCAGGCGGTGATAAGACAATTGTTACTGTCCCAGATACAACCATTTCCGCGATTGAGCAGCTTCTTGAAATTATGGCCCCTGAAGGGATTATTGTGATTGTCGTTTACCATGGGCATGAAGAAGGTGCAATAGAACGTGAAGCACTCCTTCAATTTGTAAAACACCTAGATCAGAAAAAGGCTCATGTTCTTCAGTATCAATTTATTAATCAGAAGAATAACCCTCCATTTATTGTGGCAATTGAAAAGAGATGA
- a CDS encoding tetraprenyl-beta-curcumene synthase family protein: MGVPSMPISLMSNVYRKVLPIAHKELDYWQKRAEEIPNPELRKQALASIKHKTFHCEGGAIMALMAKEKYEKAIKFIVAYQTISDYLDNLCDRSTSLDPKDFGALHESMIDSLMVDAAPKNYYRFREEQEDGNYLADLAAACREVLAELSNYEEISGHLIELCRYYCDLQIHKHVKVEERVPRLQGWFDENKEQIPEMEWYEFSACSGSTLGIFCLVSYAMRDDFKLADAENIRNGYFPYIQGLHILLDYFIDQEEDRAGGDLNFCFYYESEEKLFDRLKYFVQEADKHTEQLPHKRFHQLINRGLLGIYLSDEKVRKQQNVKKLARGMIKTGGMISFFFYLNGRAYRTMQKWKPASLMRAFIK, encoded by the coding sequence ATGGGTGTTCCATCTATGCCTATCAGTCTAATGTCAAATGTTTATCGTAAGGTCTTGCCAATAGCTCATAAGGAATTGGATTATTGGCAGAAGAGAGCTGAAGAAATTCCTAATCCAGAGCTTAGAAAACAAGCATTAGCAAGCATAAAACATAAAACCTTTCATTGTGAAGGCGGCGCCATTATGGCGTTAATGGCAAAAGAAAAATATGAAAAAGCGATTAAATTTATAGTTGCTTATCAAACAATCAGTGATTATTTGGATAATTTATGTGATCGAAGTACATCACTAGATCCAAAAGATTTTGGAGCCTTACATGAATCAATGATTGATTCTTTAATGGTCGATGCTGCACCGAAAAATTATTACCGATTTAGAGAAGAACAGGAAGATGGAAATTACTTAGCTGACCTTGCTGCAGCCTGCAGAGAAGTTTTGGCTGAATTAAGTAATTATGAAGAAATCAGCGGTCATTTAATAGAATTATGCCGGTATTATTGTGACTTGCAGATTCATAAACATGTAAAAGTGGAGGAACGCGTACCACGGCTTCAAGGCTGGTTTGATGAAAACAAGGAACAAATACCAGAGATGGAGTGGTATGAGTTTTCAGCCTGCTCTGGATCAACATTAGGTATTTTCTGCCTTGTATCTTATGCCATGAGAGATGATTTTAAGCTGGCAGACGCAGAAAATATTCGGAATGGCTATTTTCCTTACATACAAGGTTTGCATATATTATTGGATTACTTTATTGACCAGGAAGAGGATCGTGCTGGCGGAGATTTGAACTTTTGCTTTTATTATGAAAGTGAAGAGAAGCTTTTTGACAGGCTGAAGTATTTTGTTCAAGAGGCAGACAAGCATACAGAACAGCTGCCTCATAAACGATTTCATCAATTGATTAACCGTGGACTGCTAGGGATTTATTTATCAGATGAAAAGGTCCGAAAGCAGCAAAATGTAAAAAAACTAGCTCGAGGGATGATTAAAACTGGCGGGATGATCAGCTTTTTCTTCTATTTGAATGGTCGAGCTTATCGTACTATGCAAAAATGGAAGCCAGCAAGTCTTATGAGGGCATTTATAAAGTAA
- a CDS encoding alpha/beta hydrolase, with protein MWKWEAEGEAKGVVVMVHGAMEHHRRYGWLIEMWRLSGFHVIMGDLPGQGMTTRSRRGHIDTFDEYLHEVKDWIQAAYQFDLPVFLLGHSMGGLISIRLLQEERLKLAGVILSSPCLGLVKMPNKILNVFSFLLNKTVPSLRLNSGLTVDMATRNIDVRDADANDTLYVTRVSIRWYRELIHAVKLGFENLDKIQDIPLLVMQGGEDLIVNKKTVSDWFNLAPFSEKRFKEWPKCYHEIFNEPEREEVFEYAKDFVYSQLKAIGYIV; from the coding sequence ATGTGGAAATGGGAAGCTGAGGGAGAGGCTAAAGGTGTCGTAGTGATGGTTCATGGAGCGATGGAGCATCATCGCCGCTACGGCTGGCTTATTGAAATGTGGCGTTTATCAGGCTTTCATGTCATTATGGGAGATCTTCCAGGCCAAGGGATGACTACTAGATCACGGCGAGGTCATATTGATACATTTGATGAATATTTACATGAAGTGAAGGATTGGATACAGGCAGCGTACCAATTCGATTTACCTGTATTTCTATTGGGTCATAGCATGGGCGGCTTAATCTCTATTCGACTTTTGCAGGAAGAGAGATTGAAATTAGCCGGAGTGATCCTGTCATCCCCTTGCTTGGGCTTGGTAAAGATGCCTAACAAAATACTTAATGTATTTTCATTTCTTTTAAATAAAACTGTTCCAAGTCTGCGATTAAATTCCGGACTTACAGTAGATATGGCGACAAGGAATATTGATGTTCGTGATGCCGATGCGAATGACACTTTATATGTGACAAGAGTGTCAATCAGATGGTATCGTGAACTTATACATGCGGTTAAGCTAGGTTTTGAAAATCTTGATAAAATTCAAGATATCCCACTGCTTGTAATGCAAGGAGGGGAGGATCTAATTGTTAATAAGAAGACAGTTAGCGACTGGTTCAACCTTGCACCCTTCTCAGAAAAACGATTTAAAGAATGGCCTAAGTGCTATCATGAAATATTTAATGAGCCTGAGAGGGAAGAAGTATTTGAGTATGCGAAGGATTTCGTTTATAGCCAGTTAAAGGCTATAGGCTATATCGTTTAG
- a CDS encoding gamma carbonic anhydrase family protein, translated as MIYPYKDKQPKIADSVFIADFATVTGDVEIGDESSVWFNTVIRGDVAPTIIGKKVNIQDNSVLHQSPNNPLILEDEVTVGHQVILHSCIIRRKALIGMGSIILDQAEIGEGAFIGAGSLVPQGKKIPPNTLAFGRPAKVIRELTPEDIQDMERISREYAEKAQYYKSLQK; from the coding sequence ATGATCTATCCATATAAAGATAAACAACCCAAAATAGCTGACTCAGTTTTCATTGCAGACTTTGCTACCGTTACAGGCGATGTAGAAATCGGGGATGAATCCAGTGTGTGGTTCAATACGGTTATAAGAGGGGATGTCGCCCCTACTATTATCGGTAAAAAGGTTAATATTCAAGATAATTCAGTATTGCACCAGAGCCCTAACAATCCTCTAATTCTTGAAGATGAGGTGACAGTAGGACACCAAGTTATTTTACATAGCTGCATTATTCGGCGAAAAGCATTAATTGGCATGGGCTCGATTATTCTTGATCAGGCTGAAATTGGTGAAGGAGCCTTTATCGGTGCAGGCAGTCTTGTTCCACAAGGTAAAAAAATTCCACCTAATACACTTGCCTTTGGCCGTCCAGCTAAAGTAATTCGGGAATTGACTCCAGAAGATATTCAAGATATGGAAAGAATAAGCAGAGAATACGCTGAAAAAGCCCAGTATTATAAATCACTTCAGAAATAA
- the asnB gene encoding asparagine synthase (glutamine-hydrolyzing) — translation MSGFSGFVKRKNDNVDTLKSESSFYDGEHVIFHYLRCDEKPCPYQHDRYWIVFTGEITNINELKGELSECANSVQEILLILYRQLKAKIVEKLRGLYALVIWDDQDKVLFGARDPFGIKPFYYYEGVEGIYFSTEKKSILEIIQIEVLNKDALQQYLTYQFVPEPDTMTDEIRKLEPGHYFIKKIDTPMEIICYWKASFHPVLKQEAEFIREIKGALYQSIQSHTQSDAPIGSFLSGGIDSSIIAAIAKEYHPDLKTFSVGFEQAGFSEIDIAEKTAERLGIENISRIINPEEFIRELPNIVYSLEDPLADPACIPLYFASKEASKHVKIVLSGEGADELFGGYNIYREPHSLRLFQYIPNFIKRVLRTLAFFLPEGIRGKSFIERGVTPLEERYIGNAKIFSEAEKRMFFREYRDVLSYTNITAPLYKESALYDAINKMQYIDIHTWLRGDILLKAHKMTEAHLLDLRAPFLDKEVFEIASQIPSSLNIANGTTKYILRKAVEGIVPAHVLDRKKLGFPVPIRFWLKSEMYDWTRTIIRESDTDHLFHKDYFYRLLDGHYKDQYDNSRKLWTVLMFMLWYAVFIEKKYENELSSMNTLLPMGI, via the coding sequence ATGAGCGGCTTTAGTGGATTTGTAAAACGAAAAAATGACAATGTAGATACCTTGAAAAGTGAATCAAGTTTTTATGACGGTGAGCATGTTATTTTCCATTATTTAAGGTGTGATGAGAAACCTTGTCCCTATCAACATGACCGATATTGGATTGTATTTACTGGAGAAATTACTAATATAAATGAGCTTAAAGGTGAACTTTCTGAATGTGCAAATTCTGTTCAGGAGATATTATTAATCTTATACAGACAATTAAAAGCAAAAATAGTGGAAAAGCTCCGTGGATTGTATGCTCTTGTTATTTGGGATGATCAGGATAAGGTTCTGTTTGGTGCCAGAGATCCTTTTGGGATTAAACCTTTTTACTATTATGAAGGAGTTGAAGGGATATACTTTTCCACTGAAAAGAAAAGCATTTTAGAAATTATTCAAATTGAAGTATTGAATAAAGATGCTTTACAGCAATATTTAACCTATCAGTTTGTCCCGGAGCCAGATACGATGACAGATGAGATCCGAAAGCTTGAGCCTGGGCATTATTTTATAAAGAAAATCGATACCCCGATGGAGATTATTTGCTATTGGAAAGCTTCCTTTCATCCAGTATTGAAACAAGAAGCTGAATTTATTCGAGAGATAAAAGGAGCCCTTTATCAGTCTATTCAATCGCATACGCAAAGCGATGCGCCGATTGGGTCCTTCCTCTCTGGGGGCATTGATTCCTCTATTATTGCTGCGATCGCAAAGGAATATCATCCAGACTTAAAAACATTTTCTGTTGGATTTGAGCAAGCAGGATTTAGTGAGATTGACATTGCGGAGAAAACAGCTGAAAGGCTTGGGATCGAAAATATTAGCAGGATCATTAATCCTGAAGAATTCATTAGGGAGTTGCCGAATATTGTTTATTCTTTAGAAGATCCGCTTGCAGATCCAGCCTGTATTCCGCTTTACTTTGCTTCTAAGGAGGCAAGTAAGCATGTAAAGATTGTTCTATCAGGAGAGGGAGCTGATGAATTATTCGGCGGCTATAATATTTATCGTGAACCACACTCCTTAAGGCTTTTTCAATATATACCTAATTTTATTAAGAGAGTTTTGAGGACGCTGGCTTTTTTTCTGCCAGAAGGGATTAGGGGAAAAAGCTTTATTGAGCGTGGGGTTACCCCCTTGGAAGAAAGATATATTGGGAATGCTAAGATTTTTTCCGAAGCAGAGAAACGTATGTTTTTCCGAGAATATAGAGATGTCCTAAGTTATACGAATATTACAGCTCCCCTATACAAAGAGAGTGCTTTATATGATGCGATTAACAAGATGCAGTACATCGATATCCATACTTGGCTAAGGGGAGATATTTTATTAAAAGCACATAAAATGACTGAGGCCCATTTATTAGATTTGCGGGCCCCGTTTCTAGATAAAGAGGTATTTGAGATTGCCTCTCAAATACCGAGCAGTTTAAATATCGCCAATGGAACAACTAAGTATATTTTGCGAAAAGCAGTGGAAGGAATTGTACCAGCTCATGTCTTAGACCGAAAAAAATTGGGCTTTCCTGTTCCGATCAGATTTTGGTTAAAGAGTGAAATGTATGATTGGACGAGAACAATAATTCGTGAAAGCGATACAGATCATTTATTTCACAAAGATTATTTTTATAGGCTTCTTGATGGCCATTATAAGGATCAATACGATAACAGCAGAAAGCTTTGGACGGTATTAATGTTTATGTTATGGTATGCCGTATTTATTGAAAAAAAGTATGAAAATGAACTAAGTTCAATGAATACGCTCCTGCCGATGGGTATATAA
- the metK gene encoding methionine adenosyltransferase: MSTKRRLFTSESVTEGHPDKICDQISDAILDAILAQDANARVAAETSVTTGLVLIAGEITTSSYVDIPKIVRETVKEIGYTRAKYGFDSETCAVLTSIDEQSPDIAMGVDQALEAREGQMTDEEIEAIGAGDQGLMFGFACNETKELMPLPISLSHKLARRLTEVRKEEILPYLRPDGKTQVTVEYDENNKPVRIDTIVISTQHHPEISLEQIQRNIKEHVINPVVPKELIDENTKYFINPTGRFVIGGPQGDAGLTGRKIIVDTYGGYARHGGGAFSGKDPTKVDRSAAYAARYVAKNIVAAGLADKVEVQLAYAIGVAQPVSISIDTFGTGKVEEDVLVDLVRKNFDLRPAGIINMLNLRRPIYKQTAAYGHFGRTDIDLPWERTDKADALRAEALK, from the coding sequence AAATGCACGTGTAGCTGCAGAAACGTCAGTTACAACAGGTTTAGTTCTAATTGCAGGAGAAATCACTACATCTTCTTATGTAGATATTCCAAAAATCGTTCGTGAAACTGTCAAAGAGATTGGCTACACTCGTGCCAAATACGGTTTTGACTCAGAAACTTGTGCGGTATTAACTTCTATTGATGAGCAATCACCAGATATTGCGATGGGGGTTGACCAAGCTTTAGAAGCTCGTGAAGGCCAAATGACTGATGAAGAAATTGAAGCAATTGGTGCAGGTGACCAAGGTTTAATGTTCGGGTTTGCATGTAACGAAACAAAAGAGCTTATGCCGCTTCCGATTTCCTTATCTCATAAATTAGCTCGCCGTTTAACTGAAGTTCGTAAAGAAGAAATCCTTCCTTACCTTCGTCCAGACGGAAAAACACAAGTAACTGTAGAATATGATGAAAATAACAAGCCTGTACGCATTGACACCATTGTTATTTCTACTCAACATCATCCTGAAATTAGCTTAGAGCAAATTCAGCGTAATATTAAAGAGCATGTCATCAATCCAGTTGTTCCTAAAGAACTAATTGATGAGAATACAAAATACTTTATCAACCCTACAGGCCGTTTCGTAATTGGCGGACCACAAGGGGATGCTGGCTTAACTGGCCGCAAAATTATTGTTGATACTTACGGTGGATACGCTCGTCACGGCGGTGGAGCATTCTCTGGAAAGGATCCTACAAAGGTTGACCGTTCCGCTGCTTATGCCGCTCGTTATGTGGCAAAAAACATCGTTGCTGCGGGTCTAGCTGATAAAGTTGAAGTTCAGCTTGCTTATGCAATCGGAGTAGCACAGCCGGTATCTATTTCAATTGATACTTTCGGAACAGGTAAAGTAGAAGAAGACGTGTTAGTTGACTTAGTTCGCAAAAACTTTGATCTTCGTCCAGCTGGCATTATTAATATGCTAAACCTGCGCCGTCCTATTTATAAGCAAACTGCTGCTTACGGTCATTTCGGACGCACCGATATCGATCTTCCTTGGGAGCGTACAGATAAAGCAGATGCATTACGTGCAGAGGCTTTAAAATAA